The proteins below are encoded in one region of Pseudonocardia sp. DSM 110487:
- the obgE gene encoding GTPase ObgE, translating into MSKFVDRVVIHATAGAGGNGCASVHREKFKPLGGPDGGNGGRGGSVVLVVDPGVHTLLDFHHRPHAMAGNGKQGQGSFKAGANAEDLELRVPDGTVVFDPDGEIIADLVGAGTRFVAAAGGRGGLGNAALASSARKAPGFALLGEPGETRDLVLELRSMADVGLVGFPSAGKSSLVAALSAARPKIADYPFTTLVPQLGVVTAGEDVFTVADVPGLIPGASEGRGLGLDFLRHIERCSVLVHVVDCATYEPGRDPVSDVHALEDELARYTPALGGELADRPRLIALNKVDVPDAAEMADLVKADLEERYGWRVIPISTASHAGLRELSFAMAEQVRAHRAAQPVAEPTRIVLRPQAVDDSGFTIEPDPELPGGFIVRGARPERWIRQTAFDNDEAVGYLADRLTRLGVEDALAKAGAEPGCPVTIGDVTFDWEPSTPSGVAVMMSGRGTDRRLDQSGRISAAERKSAKAERRRHHTDEELWPGEDE; encoded by the coding sequence ATGTCGAAGTTCGTGGACCGCGTGGTGATTCACGCCACGGCGGGCGCGGGCGGCAACGGCTGCGCCTCCGTGCATCGCGAGAAGTTCAAGCCGCTCGGCGGCCCGGACGGCGGCAACGGCGGGCGCGGCGGATCCGTTGTGCTGGTCGTCGACCCCGGGGTGCACACGCTGCTCGACTTCCACCACCGCCCACATGCCATGGCCGGCAACGGCAAGCAGGGCCAGGGCAGCTTCAAGGCCGGCGCCAACGCCGAGGACCTGGAGCTGCGCGTCCCCGACGGCACGGTCGTGTTCGACCCGGACGGCGAGATCATTGCCGACCTGGTCGGCGCGGGCACCCGCTTCGTGGCCGCCGCGGGTGGTCGCGGTGGGCTGGGCAACGCCGCACTCGCCTCGTCGGCGCGCAAGGCGCCAGGGTTCGCGCTGCTCGGCGAGCCGGGCGAGACCCGTGATCTGGTGCTCGAGCTGCGCTCCATGGCCGACGTCGGGCTGGTTGGCTTCCCGTCGGCGGGGAAGTCCTCGCTGGTGGCGGCGCTGTCCGCGGCCCGGCCGAAGATCGCCGACTACCCGTTCACCACGCTCGTGCCGCAGCTCGGCGTGGTCACGGCGGGGGAGGACGTGTTCACCGTCGCCGACGTGCCTGGTCTCATCCCGGGTGCTTCGGAGGGCCGCGGTCTCGGGCTGGACTTCCTGCGCCACATCGAGCGCTGCTCGGTGCTCGTGCACGTCGTCGACTGCGCCACGTACGAGCCGGGCCGCGACCCGGTCTCCGACGTGCACGCCCTCGAGGACGAGCTGGCCCGCTACACGCCCGCGCTGGGCGGCGAACTGGCCGACCGGCCGCGGCTGATCGCGCTGAACAAGGTCGACGTGCCCGACGCGGCCGAGATGGCAGACCTGGTGAAGGCCGATCTCGAGGAGCGCTACGGCTGGCGGGTCATCCCGATCTCCACCGCGTCCCACGCGGGGCTGCGCGAGCTCTCGTTCGCGATGGCCGAGCAGGTCCGCGCCCACCGTGCGGCGCAACCGGTGGCCGAGCCGACGCGGATCGTGCTGCGCCCGCAGGCCGTCGACGACTCCGGCTTCACGATCGAGCCCGACCCGGAGCTGCCCGGCGGCTTCATTGTCCGCGGCGCCCGTCCGGAGCGCTGGATCCGGCAGACGGCGTTCGACAACGACGAGGCCGTCGGCTACCTCGCCGACCGGCTCACCCGCCTCGGTGTCGAGGACGCCCTCGCGAAGGCCGGCGCGGAGCCGGGCTGCCCGGTGACGATCGGCGATGTCACGTTCGACTGGGAGCCGAGCACCCCGTCCGGCGTGGCCGTGATGATGTCCGGCCGGGGCACCGACCGGCGCCTGGATCAGAGCGGCCGCATCTCGGCGGCCGAACGCAAGTCGGCGAAGGCGGAACGCCGACGGCACCACACCGACGAAGAACTGTGGCCGGGCGAGGACGAATGA
- the rplU gene encoding 50S ribosomal protein L21 produces MYAIVKTGGKQYKVAVDDVVTVEKIDGDPGAEVSLPAVLLVDGDDVTTDSAALAAASVTATVVEHTKGPKIRIHKFKNKTGYHKRQGHRQPLTKVQVTGISK; encoded by the coding sequence ATGTACGCGATCGTCAAGACCGGCGGTAAGCAGTACAAGGTGGCCGTCGACGACGTCGTCACCGTCGAGAAGATCGATGGTGATCCCGGCGCCGAGGTGAGCCTGCCGGCTGTGCTCCTGGTGGACGGCGACGACGTCACCACCGATTCCGCGGCGCTCGCGGCGGCCTCGGTCACCGCCACGGTGGTCGAGCACACCAAGGGCCCGAAGATCCGCATCCACAAGTTCAAGAACAAGACCGGCTACCACAAGCGGCAGGGCCACCGCCAGCCGCTCACCAAGGTGCAGGTCACCGGAATCTCGAAGTAG
- a CDS encoding TIGR03936 family radical SAM-associated protein, with translation MARVRPGEAANPAPPTVQRVRLRFAKRGRLRFLSHRDVARSFERAVRRAGVPVAHSHGFSPHPRLSWIGAAPTGTASEAEYMEIGLTRPVDPAALVAALDAALPDGLDVLAAAVAEGRPLAERIEASSWVVELPGVEPAALRAALSALLDRESVVVERVTPSGRRKIDVRAALVRADVRDPAPDDAAPSGGAGAIPPDRAGVCAILTAVVRQTTPAVRPDDVLGALDVVAGLRLSSPAKATRTAQGLLDHRGDLADPLG, from the coding sequence ATGGCTCGTGTGCGTCCCGGTGAGGCCGCCAACCCCGCTCCGCCCACCGTCCAGCGGGTGCGGCTGCGCTTCGCCAAGCGCGGGCGGCTGCGGTTCCTCTCCCACCGCGACGTGGCGCGCAGCTTCGAGCGGGCCGTGCGGCGGGCGGGCGTGCCGGTCGCGCATTCGCACGGGTTCAGCCCGCACCCTCGGCTGTCCTGGATCGGCGCGGCTCCCACCGGCACGGCGAGCGAGGCCGAGTACATGGAGATCGGGCTGACCCGCCCGGTCGACCCCGCGGCGCTCGTGGCCGCCCTTGACGCCGCCCTGCCCGACGGGCTCGACGTGCTCGCGGCCGCCGTCGCGGAGGGTAGGCCGCTGGCCGAGCGGATCGAGGCCAGCAGTTGGGTCGTCGAACTGCCCGGCGTCGAGCCGGCTGCGCTGCGGGCCGCGCTGTCCGCGCTGCTCGATCGGGAGTCGGTTGTCGTCGAACGCGTCACACCGTCGGGTCGTCGCAAGATCGACGTGCGGGCCGCGCTCGTGCGGGCGGACGTGCGGGATCCGGCCCCGGACGATGCCGCACCGTCGGGTGGCGCGGGCGCGATACCCCCCGATCGGGCGGGAGTCTGTGCGATACTGACGGCGGTCGTGCGGCAGACGACACCCGCCGTTCGACCCGACGACGTGTTGGGTGCACTCGATGTTGTCGCAGGCCTCAGGCTGTCATCGCCCGCCAAGGCGACCCGGACGGCCCAGGGACTGCTCGACCATCGAGGCGACCTGGCCGATCCTCTCGGCTGA
- the fxlM gene encoding methyltransferase, FxLD system — protein sequence MDAERARSRMVDALREAGRIRSAAVEEAFRGVPRHLFLPGLAVADAYADEAVAVQFTEGVATSSASQPSMMAIMLEQLGLRPGHRVLEIGAGTGYNAALMSRIVGPTGAVTAVDIDEELVDRAAVHLASARVYGVDLVAADGANGYPPGGPYDRIVLTVGSDDVQPAWVAQLAPGGRLLLPLAVRGSQLSVALDLGPDGVLRCDSVRSCAFIRLRGAAASADASRVVGDLGIALQTPDDAPEPDPGGVARVLADPRERRPAPGRLSVVDIWDGFGLWLALTEPGVCRLIEVEPETQLPDDLFPLGSEGGTVALTSGDGVAAVVLDGPPEPGPGPVAVREFGPEGAALGDRLLAALDSWVAAGRAGAADWRLTVVPTGTDAPVLTAPQVIVKRHCRVLAELPRPSSSAMDP from the coding sequence GTGGACGCCGAGCGGGCTCGTAGCCGGATGGTCGACGCCCTGCGCGAGGCGGGCAGGATCCGCTCGGCCGCCGTGGAGGAGGCGTTTCGTGGCGTTCCGCGCCACCTGTTCCTGCCAGGGCTCGCCGTCGCCGACGCCTACGCCGACGAGGCGGTCGCCGTGCAGTTCACCGAGGGCGTGGCCACCAGTTCGGCGTCGCAGCCCTCGATGATGGCGATCATGCTCGAGCAGCTGGGCCTGCGGCCCGGTCACCGGGTGCTCGAGATCGGAGCCGGCACGGGTTACAACGCGGCGCTGATGTCCCGGATCGTGGGCCCCACGGGCGCGGTCACGGCCGTCGACATCGATGAGGAGCTCGTCGACCGCGCCGCCGTGCACCTGGCTTCGGCGCGGGTCTACGGCGTGGACCTGGTGGCGGCCGATGGCGCGAACGGCTACCCACCCGGCGGGCCGTACGACCGGATCGTGCTGACCGTGGGCAGCGACGACGTGCAACCCGCGTGGGTGGCGCAGCTCGCGCCGGGTGGGCGGCTGTTGCTGCCGCTCGCGGTGCGCGGCAGCCAGCTCTCGGTCGCGCTCGACCTGGGCCCGGACGGCGTGCTGCGTTGCGACTCGGTGCGCAGCTGCGCGTTCATCCGGTTGCGCGGGGCGGCCGCGAGCGCGGACGCGAGCCGGGTGGTCGGTGATCTGGGCATCGCGCTGCAGACGCCGGACGACGCCCCGGAACCGGATCCGGGCGGGGTCGCCCGCGTGCTGGCCGATCCGCGGGAGCGGCGCCCCGCGCCGGGGCGGCTGAGCGTGGTGGACATCTGGGACGGGTTCGGGTTGTGGCTCGCACTGACCGAGCCGGGCGTGTGCCGGCTGATCGAGGTGGAGCCCGAGACCCAGCTGCCCGACGACCTGTTCCCGCTCGGCTCCGAGGGCGGCACCGTGGCGCTGACGAGCGGGGACGGGGTGGCCGCCGTGGTGCTGGACGGGCCGCCGGAGCCCGGGCCGGGGCCAGTGGCCGTGCGCGAGTTCGGACCGGAAGGCGCCGCGCTCGGTGACCGCCTGCTGGCCGCGCTGGACAGCTGGGTCGCGGCCGGCCGGGCCGGCGCGGCGGACTGGCGCCTGACCGTGGTGCCGACGGGGACGGACGCGCCCGTCCTCACCGCGCCGCAGGTGATCGTCAAGAGACATTGCCGGGTGCTGGCCGAACTCCCCCGCCCCTCGAGCAGCGCTATGGACCCATAG
- the rpmA gene encoding 50S ribosomal protein L27: MAHKKGASSSRNGRDSNAQRLGVKRFGGQVVNAGEILVRQRGTKFHPGLGVGRGGDDTLFALVEGSVEFGYAKGRKVVNVVPAQA; this comes from the coding sequence ATGGCTCACAAGAAGGGTGCGTCCAGCTCGCGCAACGGTCGCGACTCCAACGCACAGCGTCTCGGCGTGAAGCGCTTCGGCGGCCAGGTCGTCAACGCGGGCGAGATCCTCGTCCGCCAGCGCGGCACCAAGTTCCACCCGGGTCTCGGCGTCGGCCGGGGCGGCGACGACACGTTGTTCGCGCTGGTCGAGGGCTCGGTCGAGTTCGGCTACGCGAAGGGCCGCAAGGTCGTCAACGTGGTGCCGGCGCAGGCCTGA
- a CDS encoding L-idonate 5-dehydrogenase translates to MRAVVVHAAGDVRVDERPDPKPGPGEVLLAMEWGGICGSDISYFRHGATGTAVIRHPLVLGHEVAGRVAAIGPDVDGIAEGDAATVHPATLVGDPHLPDRIAGRTNLHPCVRYFGSAALDPHTDGGFSEYRVVRADQIRLLPDGVSTEHGALAEPLGVALHAVNRAGDVGGKTVLVNGAGPIGSLVVAAAKHRGANAVVASDVAASALVVAAAMGADTTIDLTTSALPEDVEVVIEASGAAAAIGPVLRATARGGTLVQVGNLPGSAVSAVLGDLVTREITWVGSYRFVDEIDDALRAMRDGLDVSPVITHRFALEQAAEALAVAGDRTSGSSKVLLGLEAGTV, encoded by the coding sequence ATGAGAGCGGTTGTCGTGCACGCCGCCGGGGACGTCCGGGTCGACGAGCGCCCCGACCCGAAGCCCGGCCCTGGCGAGGTGCTGCTGGCGATGGAATGGGGCGGCATCTGCGGCTCCGACATCTCCTACTTCCGGCACGGGGCCACCGGCACCGCCGTGATCCGCCACCCGCTAGTGCTCGGGCACGAGGTGGCGGGCCGGGTCGCCGCGATCGGGCCGGACGTCGACGGGATCGCCGAGGGGGACGCCGCCACCGTCCACCCGGCAACGCTCGTCGGCGATCCGCACCTGCCGGATCGGATCGCCGGGCGCACCAACCTGCACCCGTGCGTGCGCTACTTCGGCTCGGCCGCCCTCGACCCGCACACGGACGGCGGGTTCAGCGAGTACCGGGTGGTCCGCGCCGACCAGATCCGCCTCCTGCCCGACGGGGTGAGCACCGAGCACGGCGCGCTGGCCGAGCCGCTCGGCGTCGCGCTGCACGCCGTGAACCGGGCGGGCGACGTCGGGGGCAAGACCGTGCTGGTGAACGGCGCCGGACCGATCGGGTCGCTCGTGGTGGCCGCAGCGAAGCACCGCGGCGCCAACGCCGTGGTGGCCTCCGACGTCGCGGCGTCCGCGCTTGTGGTCGCCGCCGCGATGGGCGCCGACACCACGATCGACCTCACCACGTCCGCGCTCCCCGAGGACGTCGAGGTGGTGATCGAGGCCTCCGGCGCCGCGGCGGCCATCGGCCCGGTGCTGCGGGCCACCGCCCGCGGCGGCACACTCGTGCAGGTCGGCAACCTGCCCGGGAGCGCGGTGTCGGCGGTGCTGGGCGACCTGGTCACCCGCGAGATCACCTGGGTGGGCTCCTACCGGTTCGTCGACGAGATCGACGACGCCCTGCGGGCCATGCGAGACGGCCTCGACGTCTCCCCAGTGATCACCCACCGGTTCGCTCTGGAGCAGGCTGCAGAGGCACTTGCTGTCGCAGGCGACCGCACATCCGGCAGCAGCAAGGTGCTCCTCGGTCTGGAAGCAGGCACCGTCTAG
- a CDS encoding MFS transporter, giving the protein MTESTKAGPATRTTRDLAKAATSGWLGTAMEFMDFQLYSLAAAIVFNQLFFPNVSPAIGLIAAMATYGVGYVARLAGAIYFGRMGDRIGRKRVLYLTILLMGASTTLIGFLPTYAQIGLLAPILLVALRLIQGFGAGAEIAGATVMLAEYAPVRRRGVIASLVSLGTNSGTLAASALWAFLLAVLSDEQLLEWGWRLPFLLSFVLMIFAVWLRRSLKESPVFEERADVVDGRALSRAEAEGSVLEAGLQQRKGKAFFLALGLRFGQAGNSGLVQTFLVGYIASTLLIDRSVPTDAIMYGSLLGFATVPIVGLLGDRFGRRPMYVALSVLTAVLAFPLLLLITSGSTVALVLGMILALNIGVLGLFSLESVTMAELFGARTRFTQLALAKEIGGILATAIGPVVAATLTAVTGSWWPIAAMLVAYSLITLVATVLSPETRGRDLVKLEDAA; this is encoded by the coding sequence ACCCGGACGACCCGCGACCTGGCGAAGGCCGCCACGTCCGGCTGGCTCGGCACGGCGATGGAGTTCATGGACTTCCAGCTCTACTCGCTGGCGGCCGCCATCGTCTTCAACCAGCTCTTCTTCCCGAACGTCAGTCCCGCGATCGGTCTGATCGCCGCGATGGCCACCTACGGCGTCGGGTACGTCGCGCGGCTCGCGGGCGCGATCTACTTCGGGCGGATGGGCGACCGCATCGGGCGCAAGCGGGTGCTGTACCTGACGATCCTGCTGATGGGCGCGTCCACCACCCTGATCGGCTTCCTGCCGACGTACGCGCAGATCGGCCTCCTCGCACCGATCCTGCTGGTCGCCCTGCGGCTGATCCAGGGCTTCGGCGCAGGGGCGGAGATCGCGGGCGCCACCGTGATGCTCGCCGAGTACGCGCCGGTGCGCCGCCGCGGCGTGATCGCCTCGCTGGTGTCCCTCGGGACGAACTCCGGCACGCTCGCCGCGTCGGCGCTCTGGGCGTTCCTGCTGGCCGTGCTGTCGGACGAGCAGCTGCTGGAGTGGGGCTGGCGCCTGCCGTTCCTCCTCAGCTTCGTGCTGATGATCTTCGCGGTGTGGCTGCGCAGGAGCCTCAAGGAGAGCCCGGTGTTCGAGGAGCGCGCCGACGTCGTCGACGGCCGGGCCCTCAGCCGTGCCGAAGCGGAAGGAAGCGTGCTGGAGGCCGGCCTCCAGCAGCGCAAGGGCAAGGCGTTCTTCCTCGCGCTGGGCCTGCGGTTCGGCCAGGCGGGAAACTCGGGGCTCGTCCAGACGTTCCTCGTCGGCTACATCGCCTCGACGCTGCTCATCGACCGGTCGGTCCCGACCGACGCGATCATGTACGGCTCGCTGCTCGGCTTCGCCACGGTGCCGATCGTCGGGCTGCTGGGCGACCGGTTCGGCCGCCGCCCGATGTACGTCGCGCTGTCCGTCCTGACCGCCGTGCTCGCCTTCCCGCTGCTCCTGCTGATCACCAGCGGCAGCACCGTCGCGCTGGTGCTCGGCATGATCCTCGCGCTCAACATCGGGGTGCTCGGCCTGTTCTCGCTGGAGAGCGTCACGATGGCCGAGCTCTTCGGGGCCCGCACACGGTTCACCCAGCTCGCGCTGGCCAAGGAGATCGGTGGGATCCTCGCCACTGCGATCGGGCCGGTCGTCGCGGCCACCCTCACCGCGGTCACCGGGAGCTGGTGGCCGATCGCCGCGATGCTCGTCGCCTACTCGCTGATCACCCTCGTCGCCACCGTGCTCTCCCCCGAGACGCGCGGGCGCGACCTCGTGAAGCTGGAGGACGCCGCATGA
- a CDS encoding translation initiation factor IF-2 N-terminal domain-containing protein: MSNTESPAGTPGGPVTVPALDDLPERMRVHALARRLARTSREVLAALASLGVEVRSAQSSVEKNVAEQVAAKLGPEQEHPPAQDVGEPDPGEPSAEPGAPLAPVFAPPTPLFQAPSRPSRRPEPAPAPEPAAETTEPAAGAEDEGDDSDDSDDAAGRRRRRRGRRGRGRGRGADGTDDETSDDSTGESGEGAAEDESGESDTDSGDEAEDGEQDDEAQGDGEETGTARRRRRRRRRRGSGDDAADVGDEADVSNTVTKVRTPREVRDDEGDGVQSVRGSTRLEAKRQRRRDGRDAGRRRAPILSEAEFLARRESVDRSMVVRERGDRVEIAVLEDDILVEHFVNTTGSRDGSTGKSLVGNIYLGRVQNVLPSMEAAFVDIGRGRNAVLYAGEVDWDAAGLGGKQRRIEQALASGDSVLVQVTKDPIGHKGARLTTQISLAGRFLVYVPSGGAAGISRKLPDVERKRLKDMLKEIVPSEAGVIIRTASEGVSQEALERDVRRLQAQWEVVKGKAEATGPNKPKAPVLLYEEPDLLIKVVRDQFNEDFSRLIVEGDDAWETLANYVGHVAPELTDRVRRHVGPNDAFAEYRIDDQLLKALDRKVWLPSGGTLVIDRTEAMTVIDVNTGKFTGSGGNLEETVTRNNLEAAEEIVRQLRLRDIGGIIVIDFIDMVLEANRDLVLRRLTECLARDRTRHQVAEVTSLGLVQMTRKRVGGGLLEHFSTPCEHCRGRGVIVNTEPVVAAVSRPDRLDRPEREVRRSRGGRGRREGDDRNGHDVRKPEPVAVAHANGNGRPDTAEASVDVGAPAPVVTPAALDPTPASPVPPAEPAPPTSRRVRRSARRGVVETSPAAAPVDVASDVVEEVVVERSVAAAHDRPEADATETPEVAAPEVAASEVAASEVAAPAVAVPDVPEQGADEQAVSEPEERPRRRRGRVTRTAGAPSATAGDAPVAAVLTVPVTPEPGAAPAPVAVPPQPEPAPAARPRRARRAASRPAGPPAAEAGGDPA, translated from the coding sequence ATGTCGAATACTGAATCGCCCGCCGGTACACCCGGCGGGCCAGTCACCGTACCCGCGCTGGACGACCTGCCGGAAAGGATGCGGGTGCACGCGCTCGCCAGAAGGCTCGCACGTACGAGCCGCGAGGTGCTCGCGGCGCTGGCTTCGTTGGGCGTCGAGGTGCGCAGCGCCCAGTCCAGCGTCGAGAAGAACGTGGCCGAGCAGGTAGCCGCCAAGCTCGGGCCCGAGCAGGAGCATCCCCCCGCGCAGGACGTGGGCGAGCCGGACCCGGGTGAGCCGTCCGCCGAACCCGGCGCCCCGCTTGCGCCGGTGTTTGCCCCGCCCACCCCACTGTTCCAGGCCCCCAGCCGGCCCAGCCGCCGGCCGGAGCCCGCCCCGGCCCCGGAGCCCGCCGCCGAGACCACCGAGCCCGCGGCCGGCGCCGAGGACGAGGGCGACGACTCCGACGATTCCGATGACGCCGCCGGTCGCCGTCGCAGGCGCCGCGGCCGTCGCGGCCGCGGCCGGGGTCGTGGCGCCGACGGCACCGACGACGAGACCAGCGACGACAGCACCGGCGAGTCCGGTGAGGGCGCCGCCGAGGACGAGTCCGGCGAGAGCGACACCGACAGCGGTGACGAGGCCGAGGACGGCGAGCAGGACGACGAGGCCCAAGGCGACGGCGAGGAGACGGGCACCGCGCGCAGGCGTCGGCGCAGGCGTCGCCGCCGCGGCTCGGGCGACGACGCGGCCGACGTCGGTGACGAGGCCGACGTGTCCAACACGGTCACCAAGGTGCGGACGCCGCGCGAGGTGCGCGACGACGAGGGCGACGGCGTGCAGAGCGTCCGCGGTTCCACCCGCCTCGAGGCCAAGCGCCAGCGCCGCCGTGACGGGCGGGACGCCGGGCGGCGGCGGGCACCGATCCTGTCGGAGGCCGAGTTCCTGGCCCGCCGCGAATCGGTGGATCGCTCGATGGTGGTTCGGGAGCGCGGCGACCGCGTCGAGATCGCGGTGCTCGAGGACGACATCCTCGTCGAACACTTCGTCAACACCACCGGCAGCCGCGACGGCAGCACGGGGAAGTCGCTGGTCGGCAACATCTACCTCGGCCGCGTGCAGAACGTGCTGCCCAGCATGGAGGCCGCGTTCGTCGACATCGGCCGGGGCCGCAACGCGGTGCTCTACGCGGGCGAGGTCGACTGGGACGCCGCCGGGCTCGGCGGGAAGCAGCGCCGCATCGAGCAGGCGCTCGCCAGCGGCGACAGCGTGCTCGTCCAGGTCACGAAGGACCCGATCGGCCACAAGGGCGCCCGGCTCACCACCCAGATCAGCCTTGCCGGCCGGTTCCTCGTCTACGTCCCGAGCGGCGGTGCCGCCGGGATCAGCCGCAAGCTGCCCGACGTGGAGCGCAAGCGGCTCAAGGACATGCTCAAGGAGATCGTCCCCAGCGAGGCCGGGGTGATCATCCGCACCGCGTCGGAGGGCGTGAGCCAGGAGGCCCTCGAGCGCGACGTCCGCCGCCTGCAGGCGCAGTGGGAGGTCGTGAAGGGCAAGGCCGAGGCCACCGGCCCGAACAAGCCCAAGGCGCCCGTGCTGCTCTACGAGGAGCCGGACCTGCTCATCAAGGTCGTGCGCGACCAGTTCAACGAGGACTTCTCCCGCCTGATCGTCGAGGGCGACGACGCGTGGGAGACGTTGGCCAACTACGTCGGGCACGTCGCGCCGGAGCTCACCGACCGGGTGCGCCGCCACGTCGGGCCGAACGACGCGTTCGCCGAGTACCGGATCGACGACCAGCTGCTCAAGGCGCTCGACCGCAAGGTGTGGCTGCCCTCCGGTGGCACGCTGGTGATTGACCGCACCGAGGCCATGACGGTCATCGACGTCAACACCGGCAAGTTCACCGGCTCGGGCGGCAACCTCGAGGAGACCGTCACCCGCAACAACCTCGAGGCGGCCGAGGAGATCGTGCGCCAGCTGCGGCTGCGCGACATCGGCGGCATCATCGTCATCGACTTCATCGACATGGTGCTCGAGGCCAACCGCGACCTCGTGCTGCGCAGGCTCACCGAATGCCTCGCCCGCGACCGCACCCGCCACCAGGTCGCCGAGGTCACCTCCCTCGGGCTCGTCCAGATGACGCGCAAGCGCGTCGGCGGCGGGCTGCTGGAGCACTTCTCCACCCCGTGCGAGCACTGCCGCGGACGCGGTGTGATCGTCAACACCGAGCCCGTCGTCGCCGCCGTCAGCCGTCCGGACCGCCTCGACCGGCCCGAACGCGAGGTGCGCCGGTCCCGCGGCGGTCGCGGGCGCCGGGAGGGCGACGATCGCAACGGCCACGACGTGCGCAAGCCGGAGCCGGTCGCCGTCGCACACGCCAACGGCAACGGCCGTCCGGACACCGCCGAAGCCTCCGTCGACGTCGGTGCGCCCGCCCCGGTCGTCACGCCCGCTGCGCTCGACCCGACGCCGGCATCGCCGGTGCCGCCCGCCGAGCCTGCGCCCCCCACGAGCAGGCGGGTGCGGCGCAGCGCGCGCCGCGGCGTGGTGGAGACCTCGCCCGCGGCCGCGCCGGTGGACGTCGCCTCCGACGTGGTCGAGGAGGTCGTCGTCGAGCGCTCGGTCGCAGCGGCGCACGACCGTCCCGAGGCGGACGCCACCGAGACGCCCGAGGTCGCTGCGCCCGAGGTCGCCGCGTCCGAGGTTGCCGCGTCCGAGGTCGCTGCACCCGCGGTCGCCGTGCCCGACGTCCCCGAGCAGGGGGCCGACGAGCAGGCCGTGAGCGAGCCGGAGGAGCGGCCCCGCCGTCGCCGCGGCCGGGTCACCCGCACCGCGGGAGCGCCCTCCGCCACGGCGGGTGACGCGCCCGTCGCCGCGGTGCTCACGGTGCCGGTCACGCCGGAGCCGGGTGCGGCTCCCGCGCCCGTTGCCGTGCCGCCGCAGCCCGAGCCCGCCCCTGCCGCCCGGCCCCGCCGGGCCCGCAGGGCGGCGTCGCGGCCTGCGGGTCCGCCTGCGGCGGAGGCCGGGGGAGACCCGGCATGA
- the proB gene encoding glutamate 5-kinase: MSGARARIASARRIVVKVGSSSLTSLDGGLDPSRLQAVVDALATRREAGSQVVLVSSGAIAAGLAPLGLTRRPRDLATQQAAASVGQLLLAEAYAAAFGKHGQPIGQVLLTADDMIRRAHYRNAQRTLERLLGLGVVPVVNENDTVVTDEIRVGDNDRLAALVAHLIGADGLVLLSDVDGLYDGDPRLAGSSLLSEVDAPADLEAVRVARARAGSLGTGGMATKITASAMAAAAGIPVLLASAEDVVAALDVAEAGPKVGTAFQPSGRRMSARRFWLRHAADVRGALDLDAGAVAAVIDRRRSLLAAGIHGISGDFVAGDVVDLVGPNGVVVARGVVGFDAAELPELIGRRTRDLAPEQRREVVHADDLVPMAGS, translated from the coding sequence ATGAGCGGCGCGCGAGCCCGGATCGCGTCGGCGCGGCGCATCGTCGTCAAGGTCGGATCGTCCTCGCTCACCAGCCTCGACGGCGGGCTCGACCCGTCACGCTTGCAGGCCGTGGTCGATGCGCTGGCCACGCGCCGGGAGGCCGGGAGCCAGGTGGTGCTCGTGTCGTCGGGCGCGATCGCGGCCGGGCTCGCCCCGCTCGGGCTCACGCGCCGTCCCCGCGATCTCGCCACCCAGCAGGCCGCCGCGTCCGTCGGGCAGCTGCTGCTCGCGGAGGCGTACGCCGCCGCGTTCGGCAAGCACGGGCAGCCGATCGGGCAGGTGCTGCTCACCGCGGACGACATGATCCGCCGCGCGCACTACCGCAACGCCCAGCGCACCCTCGAACGGCTGCTCGGGCTCGGCGTGGTGCCCGTCGTCAACGAGAACGACACGGTGGTCACCGACGAGATCCGGGTGGGCGACAACGACCGGCTCGCCGCGCTGGTGGCCCACCTGATCGGTGCCGACGGGCTCGTCCTGCTCTCCGACGTCGACGGTCTCTACGACGGCGACCCGCGGCTTGCCGGCTCCAGCCTGCTGTCCGAGGTGGATGCCCCGGCTGACCTGGAGGCGGTGCGGGTGGCGCGGGCGCGGGCCGGCTCGCTGGGCACCGGCGGCATGGCCACCAAGATCACGGCCTCCGCGATGGCCGCTGCCGCCGGCATCCCGGTACTGCTCGCGTCGGCCGAGGACGTCGTCGCGGCGCTGGACGTGGCCGAGGCGGGCCCGAAGGTCGGTACGGCGTTCCAGCCGTCGGGCCGGCGCATGTCGGCGCGCCGGTTCTGGCTGCGGCACGCCGCGGACGTGCGCGGCGCGCTCGACCTGGACGCGGGCGCGGTCGCCGCGGTGATCGACCGCAGGCGCTCGCTGCTCGCGGCCGGCATCCACGGCATCTCCGGCGACTTCGTCGCGGGCGACGTTGTCGACCTCGTCGGCCCGAACGGTGTGGTCGTCGCGCGCGGGGTGGTGGGCTTCGATGCGGCCGAGCTACCCGAGCTGATCGGCCGCCGCACCCGCGACCTGGCTCCCGAACAGCGCCGGGAAGTCGTGCACGCCGACGACCTCGTGCCCATGGCAGGCTCCTGA